Part of the Pseudomonas sp. ADAK13 genome is shown below.
GGACGCGATCTTTGTTCCGGTGGGCGGTGGCGGCCTGATCGCGGGCATCGCCGCCTACGTCAAATACCTGCGCCCGGAAGTGCGCATCATCGGTGTCGAGCCCGAAGGCTCCAGTTGCCTGCTGGCGGCCTTGCGTGCCGGCGAGCGTGTGGTGTTGCCGAGTGTCGACAGCTTTGCCGATGGCACCGCCGTCGCCCAGATCGGCGCCTACGGTTTTGAAATCTGTCGGCACCACGTTGATGAGGTGATCACCGTCAGCAATGACGAACTGTGCAGCGCCATCAAGCTGATCTACGACGATACCCGCTCGATCACCGAGCCTTCCGGCGCGCTGGCCGTGGCCGGTATCTGCAAGCATGTCGCGAAGACCGGTATCCAGGGCCAAACATGGGTGGCGATCAATTCGGGAGCCAATATCAACTTCGATAGTTTGCGACATGTTGCAGAACGAGTGGCGGCGCAGGAGGGTTAAACGTTTAACCTAACGAATGTTTAATTGAGTGCTGGTCACTCGTTTGGATAGCCCTTTAAAAGGCGGGCAAAAGTGCGGTGCAGGCACTTATAAATCGCAGCCTTTCAATTTGCATGAAGCCCAATGGAGCTTCTTGCAGGATGCATGAAACCGCGGGATGTTTTTTATCCGCAAGCCTTGATTTTGCTGGGACGCCACCGGGTGCGCCCGGCGGCATGTTTAATGCTTAATTTAATGCTTAATAAGATCTTGTTACAACTCTAAATGAGCAACAAGCACGGCCGCCAACACCTCGAACGAATGGGTTAATGGCGGTCTGCCACGTAACTTATATAAGTAACGCTGTCGCTTATGAGGAAAGGATCCAACGCGTTTCGAACGAGCCTAGTAGGCTGGGTAAGTGAAGCCGCCTTCCAGGGCTGGTAAGGCGCAAAAGGCGAACGTGTCACCGCGGACGCCGGCAGTAGGAATATTGATAACAATCGATTGGCAATCTCATAAAAGGAGAGGTCGGCCATGCTTTCGGATCTGGAACTACGCGGCATTATTGAAGGAAGTTTCCTGCCTAAACGTTGTGAAGTCACCAAGGCCTCAGACGCCTCGCTGACGGTCAAGGTTTATCACGAGATCGACCATGACCGGGTAGACCTGGTGGTCACCGGCATTTGCGCCAACAAGCTCGACAGCAGTCGGGCGATCTGCAACTTGATTACCGAGTTGCGCGAAGACCTCAAGCACACCCATACCCCGGCACTCAAGAGAGCCGGAGCGCGTCCCTTCTATTAAATAAACGCAAGGCCGAGTTTCAGTCAGTGAAGACTTGCGGGCCTGGATAAACGCCAGGCCCACTATTGGCTGCCTCTGGATCAGTTCTGGAAGTCACAGGCTTCCGACATTTTGCGATAGCTCACGTCCTGGACTTTCCCGGCACTGTCCAGGTACTTGATATCAGCGTTGATCACTTTGCAGACATTGGTATCGGTTTCGTGCATGGCAAGTACCTTCTGCACATCCATCTTCTCGCCGTAGTGATAGGGCGTGATGACAGGGGCTGTATCAGCCTGCGCCATCCCTGTTACAGCTGTCAGGGCAAAGGCGCCACCGAGCATTAACGTACGCAGTTTCATGGTGTTTCTCCGCAAGTCGTTCGCGGGCCTATCAACGTGATAAGCCGCGGCCGCCCTGGGCAACGGCCGGAGCCGTGCGAGTGCGGTCGATTCAACTCTCGTCCCGGCGGATTAACCATGGATTAATTGAGGCTTTACTGACAAAAGCTTCATCTTCTATGCGTTAGCCATGTCGCTCCATTAACCGGAAAAGTCTGATACGAGCCGGTTAATCCCTCTTGCTACCGTCGCCACCGGGTCCATCAATCGGATGGCGTTGGCATCAGGTGGAGTAGGGTTTGCAAAAGAAAATCGCAGCAGAGTTTTTGGGTACGTTCTGGCTGACGTTCGGTGGCTGTGGCAGCGCGATACTCGCCGCGGCGTTTCCGGAGTTGGGTATTGGTTTTGCCGGTGTGGCCCTGGCCTTTGGCCTTACGGTGCTGACCATGGCATACGCGGTGGGCGGCATTTCGGGCGCGCACTTCAACCCGGCGGTGACCATCGGCCTGTGGGTCGGCCGCCGCGTGCCGGGCGTCGATGTGGTGCCGTACATCATTGCCCAGGTCGCGGGCGCAATTGTCGCTGCCGCCGTGTTGGCGCTGATTGCCAGCGGTCGGCCAGGCTTCGAAATGGGCGCTTTCGCCGCCAACGGTTATGGCCAGTTGAGCCCGGGGCAATACAGCTTGCTGGCTGCGCTGGTGGTTGAGGCAGTGGCGACGTTCTTTTTTGTGTTCATCATCATGCGCGTCACCGGTCCCGGTTCGGCTGCGGGGTTTGCGCCGATTGCGATTGGCCTGACCCTGACCCTGATCCACCTGGTGGCCATTCCTGTGACCAACACCTCGGTCAACCCGGCACGCAGCACCGGGCCGGCGTTGTTTGCCGGGGGCGAGTACGTCATGCAGTTGTGGATGTTCTGGGTCGCTCCTATCGTCGGGGCTGTGGTGGGTGCCATCGTCGCCCGGGCAGTGACCTGCCCGAAAGAGTCCGCCCCTACCAACTGACCCGCACCCCGGCATTGCCGCTGACGCCTTCAAACGCATTGCTGTCCAGTTGGGTGTTGTAGTCCGCCGCCAGGTACACGCTGACGGTGGACGACAACTTGGCGACAACCCCTACGCCCAGGTCGGCAGTGGATGACTTGTGATCGGTTTTAATCCGATCGACATCGTCGTAGGTCACCGTGTCGCTGCCGCCAAAGGTGCGCCAGGCGTTGACTCGCACATACGGCTCGATGGGAGTGTTCTGCACCAGGTAACGCCCCTTCAGGCGTGCACCCAGGCGGCCGGTCCAGTAGTCCTGGGAGTCGAATGAGACCTTGGAAATGCCGTCGTGCTGGCTGTCCATATCTATGTGTTGGTTGATCACCTGCACCTGCGGTTCCACCACCCAGTGATCGGACACGGCAATGGGATAACCGGCCTCGGCCGACAACGCCAGTGCATGGCCCTTGTTGTCGATCTTCACGTCACGCTCGGATTTGCTGTCACCGTCAAAGCGCGTGCCCATGGCGACCAGATCCACGTACCAGCCTTTGGGGTCTGTCAGAGTCCAGTAGGCACCGAAGTTATCGCCATCCAGCTTCACTCGTCCGGAGCGGGTGTCTTCAAACCCCATCGCGAAGCCTTTGATGTCACCTTGCAGGCGGCTTTGGCCGATGAACAGGCCGAAGCGTT
Proteins encoded:
- a CDS encoding DUF1652 domain-containing protein; translated protein: MLSDLELRGIIEGSFLPKRCEVTKASDASLTVKVYHEIDHDRVDLVVTGICANKLDSSRAICNLITELREDLKHTHTPALKRAGARPFY
- a CDS encoding DUF2790 domain-containing protein; the protein is MKLRTLMLGGAFALTAVTGMAQADTAPVITPYHYGEKMDVQKVLAMHETDTNVCKVINADIKYLDSAGKVQDVSYRKMSEACDFQN
- the aqpZ gene encoding aquaporin Z, which gives rise to MQKKIAAEFLGTFWLTFGGCGSAILAAAFPELGIGFAGVALAFGLTVLTMAYAVGGISGAHFNPAVTIGLWVGRRVPGVDVVPYIIAQVAGAIVAAAVLALIASGRPGFEMGAFAANGYGQLSPGQYSLLAALVVEAVATFFFVFIIMRVTGPGSAAGFAPIAIGLTLTLIHLVAIPVTNTSVNPARSTGPALFAGGEYVMQLWMFWVAPIVGAVVGAIVARAVTCPKESAPTN